In one window of Branchiostoma lanceolatum isolate klBraLanc5 chromosome 15, klBraLanc5.hap2, whole genome shotgun sequence DNA:
- the LOC136420992 gene encoding uncharacterized protein, giving the protein MYEQAEPVRSPFSGPGSGQTSGPPPQPPPVHQSGSRGRGRHGNGASDKLQEEQGASSHTYEEAEVVKRHATADRTYPGGASGRCGLCSFIRSHRSCMAAGIAVLLAVGLAPLTFTIKEELSQLSTTVDALKRDQDDMRQLPTTVDALKRDQDDMSSTVDALKRDQDDMRQLSTTVGALKRDQDDMSTTVDALKRDLDKERNQTAALEQRLHEMWPASCPKGYTMWRGICYKAFNRGKAFRGATAACREDGGTLAMPRDAETNTFLISLYKNVGDSYAYWFSACMISAKREALSGWMALHLGRTTTGDRDDRLTIGSEIALFIPHTGKTSGPTHIATGSIVSYARLFQDVCGRHADLAPRVYNDPPTIRSKTSFQKIEG; this is encoded by the exons atgtacgagcaagcagagCCGGTGCGGTCCCCTTTCTCCGGGCCCGGGAGCGGCCAAACCAGCGGGCCGCcgccccaaccccctcctgtccatcagagTGGCTCACGCGGGCGtggccgccatggcaacggcgcttCTGACAAGTTGCAAGAAGAGCAAGGAGCGTCTTcacacacgtacgaagaagccgaggTGGTGAAACGTCACGCAACTGCAG ACCGCACGTATCCGGGTGGAGCAAGCGGCCGCTGTGGtctctgtagcttcatccgctcccaccgcagctgcatggccgccggcaTAGCCGTGCTGCTCGCCGTGGGACTCGCCCCTCTGACGTTCACTATTAAAGAG GAATTATctcaactgtccaccactgttgacgccttgaagcgcgaccaagacgacatgcgccaactgcccaccactgttgacgccttgaagcgcgaccaagacgacatgtccagcactgttgacgccttgaagcgcgaccaagacgacatgcgccaactgtccaccactgttggcgccttgaagcgcgaccaagacgacatgtccaccactgttgacgccttgaagcgcgacctgGACAAGGAGCGAAACCAAACCGCCGCCTTGGAGCAGCGTCTTCACGAGATGTGGCCGG CATCTTGTCCTAAGGGTTACACAATGTGGCgcggaatctgctacaaggccttcaacaGAGGGAAGGCCTTCAGAGGAGCGACCGCGGCCTGTCgtgaagacggcggcaccctcgccatgccccgagacgctgagaccaacACCTTTCTGATCTCTTTGTACAAGAACGTGGGCGATTCGTATGCCTACTGGTTTTCGGCCTGCATGATCAGCGCGAAGAgggaagctttgagtgggtggatggctCTGCACTTGGGACGTACAACAACTGGGGACCGGGACGACCGATTAACGATAGGATCCGAGATTGCGTTGTTTATTCCTCACACAGGAAAGACAAGTGGGCCGACACATATTGCAACAGGGAGTATCGTTTCATATGCCAGGCTGTTCCAG GACGTCTGTGGGCGACATGCTGACCTCGCACCACGAGTGTACAACGACCCTCCGACCATCCGCAGTAAAACGTCCTTCCAAAAAATTGAAGGATAG
- the LOC136420994 gene encoding zinc finger protein 729-like, with protein MMTSHIRTHTGERPFQCDQCDYSASQRGALKQHVLEVHTGERPFPCTYCNYSATRNVYLKNHIIAKHTNTKPHKCTLCDYSAATKQSLKYHMATHTGQKPYKCGICCYAAAHMCSLNAHMTKHTGEKPFQCEECDYFTTNKATLRRHMTKHTGERPYKCEVCGYAAAEMGTLRKHMATHAILKPHKCDQCNYSAAQKPRLKIHMAKHAKDKKQSMMESTEEEHEESEEVSSCPETDDGDEGENGDESESEEDEIESGEKQKKLSCPHCQYETECKPVMKKHMRSHRTHHCDQCDYSASRKETLKNHMIVHSGERPYHCGHCDFSAARKHGLFSHVRAVHSGERPYQCPYCDYSTAHKPLLKNHIMAKHTNTKPHKCTLCDYSAVTKKSLKLHMVTHTGEKPFKCEICPYAAYRELHLKNHMLTHTADKPYKCEVCDYSASQKTSLEKHMVKHTEPQVKKERKKHSCPHCKFETRSKPGMTIHIRTHTGEKPYKCDQCDYSAAQRGALKLHIQAVHTGERPYHCGHCDYSAVQKIALQKHMLKHTEPKIKIKKEPKKHSCPHCEYETIRKATLTNHIRTHTGERPFKCDQCDYSAAQNGQLLRHMAKHTGERPYHCGHCDFSAARKEGLFVHVRTIHGGERPYQCTFCEYSAQQSGHLKEHIMAKHSNDRPHKCTECDFSSVSKKGLKLHMTKHTGEKPYSCELCSYASREKSLLKQHIASKHTGEKPFKCTVCDYSSVKKSSLKSHMTTHTGEKPFKCEMCDYSAVKMSYLKKHMVNHTGEKPFSCEVCDFSTVHKNNMKRHMATHTGEKPHKCELCDFSTKHMQDLKRHMATHTGEKPYKCEVCGYATADKSYLRDHITKHTGEKPYQCEVCDYFATTKGNLADHMARHSGEKPYVCEVCGFAAAVKGGLRQHMATHAVVKPHRCDQCDYSGTLKAHLKRHMKIHAKDTKESVTA; from the exons ATGATGACATCGCACATCaggacccacactggtgagagaccattccagtgtgaccagtgcgactattcggCTTCACAGAGGGGTGCCCTGAAACAGCACGTCCTGGAAGTGCACACTGGCGAGAGACCTTTTCCGTGCACTTACTGTAATTATTCGGCAACACGAAATGTTTACCTAAAGAACCACATCATAGCTAAACACACGAACACTAAGCCGCACAAGTGCACgctgtgcgactattctgcagcaactAAACAGAGTTTGAAGTACCACATGGCCACACACACTGGCCAAAAGCCATACAAATGTGGCATTTGTTGCTATGCGGCGGCACATATGTGCTCTTTGAACGCccacatgactaaacacactggtgagaagcctttCCAATGTGAGGAATGCGACTATTTCACAACCAACAAAGCAACATTAAGGAGGcacatgacaaaacacactggtgagaggccttacaagtgtgaggttTGCGGATATGCAGCAGCAGAAATGGGTACATTGAGGAAGCACATGGCCACACACGCTATTTTGAAGCcgcacaaatgtgaccagtgcaactattctgcagcacagaagcCACGTTTGAAGATCCACATGGCCAAACATGCCAAGGACAAAAAACAGAGT ATGATGGAATCGACTGAAGAGGAGCATGAAGAGTCAGAAGAGGTGTCCAGCTGTCCAGAAACTGACGACGGAGATGAAGGTGAAAATGGagatgaaagtgaaagtgaagaaGATGAAATTGAAAGTGGAGAGAAACAGAAGAAACTCAGCTGCCCGCACTGTCAGTATGAAACAGAATGCAAGCCGGTGATGAAGAAACACATGAGGTCCCACAGAACACACCattgtgaccagtgcgactattctgcatcAAGAAAGGAGACACTGAAAAACCACATGATTGTGCACTCTGGTGAGAGACCTTACCACTGTGGCCACTGTGATTTTTCTGCAGCGAGAAAGCATGGTCTTTTCAGCCACGTTAGGGCAGTACACAGCGGTGAGAGACCTTACCAGTGCCCTTACTGTGATTATTCTACAGCACATAAGCCTCTTCTGAAGAACCAcatcatggctaaacacactaaCACTAAGCCCCACAAGTGCACgctgtgcgactattctgctgtcaCCAAGAAGAGTTTGAAGCTCCACATGGTTACCCATACTGGGGAGAAACCATTCAAGTGTGAGATTTGTCCATATGCTGCCTATCGAGAGTTACATTTGAAGAATCATATGCTCACACACACTGCAGacaaaccatacaagtgtgaagtgtgtgactattctgccagCCAAAAGACATCTTTAGAAAAACACATGGTCaaacacacagaacctcaggttaAAAAGGAGCGGAAAAAACACAGCTGTCCGCATTGTAAGTTTGAAACGAGAAGTAAACCAGGGATGACAATCCATATCaggacccacactggtgagaaaccgtacaagtgtgaccagtgcgactattctgctgcacagaggGGTGCCCTGAAACTGCATATCCAGGCAgtgcacactggtgagagaccttACCACTGTGGAcattgtgactattctgcagttCAAAAGATAGCTTTACAAAAGCATATGCTCAAACACACAGAAcctaaaattaaaattaaaaaggAGCCAAAGAAACACAGCTGCCCACACTGTGAGTATGAAACGATACGAAAAGCGACGCTGACGAATCACATCAGGAcccacaccggtgagagaccgttcaagtgtgaccagtgcgactattctgctgcacaaaaTGGGCAACTGCTACGTcatatggctaaacacactggtgagagaccttACCACTGTGGCCACTGTGACTTCTCTGCAGCAAGGAAAGAAGGTCTTTTCGTGCATGTTCGGACAATACATGGCGGTGAGAGACCTTACCAGTGCACGTTTTGTGAGTATTCAGCACAACAGTCGGGTCATCTGAAAGAGCACATCATGGCTAAACACAGCAACGACAGGCCTCACAAATGCACCGAATGTGACTTTTCCTCAGTTAGCAAAAAAGGTTTAAAGCTGcacatgacaaaacacactggtgagaaaccttacagctGTGAGTTGTGTAGTTATGCCTCTCGTGAAAAGAGTCTATTAAAGCAGCACATTGCTAGtaaacacaccggagagaaacccttTAAATGTACCGTCTGTGATTATTCTAGTGTGAAGAAGTCGAGTTTAAAGAGCCACATGACCactcacactggcgagaagCCATTCAAATGTGAAATGTGCGATTATTCAGCTGTAAAAATGTCTTACTTGAAAAAGCACATGGTCaaccacactggggagaaacccttcagTTGTGAAGTCTGTGACTTTTCCACAgtgcacaaaaacaatatgaagcgacacatggccacacacactggtgagaaaccgcacAAATGcgaactttgtgacttttctacAAAGCACATGCAGGATTTGAAGCGGCATATGGCCACACACACTGGGGAaaagccatacaaatgtgaaGTTTGTGGCTATGCGACTGCAGATAAAAGCTATCTGAGAGACCACATTactaaacacaccggtgagaagccttaCCAATGTGAGGTGTGCGACTATTTTGCAACCACCAAAGGAAACTTGGCCGATCACATGGCTAGACATtccggtgagaaaccgtacgtGTGTGAGGTTTGCGGATTTGCTGCTGCTGTGAAGGGTGGCCTGAGACAGCACATGGCCACACACGCTGTTGTGAAGCCTCAcaggtgtgaccagtgcgactattctggaACACTGAAGGCTCATCTGAAGAGGCACATGAAAATTCATGCCAAAGACACAAAGGAGAGTGTGACTGCCTAA
- the LOC136420770 gene encoding zinc finger protein 79-like: protein MMESTEDGNLESGYSEFGRPETDNGGAGEQQLEIHSGERPQQASSTSTGRDLKRGHAGESESGESEKKRKKHSCPHCEYETMDKSAMTKHLRIHTGEKPYKCQQCDYSAAQKGNLKLHVATHTGEKPYKCELCDFSTVHMQNLKCHMATHTGEKPYKCGICGYAAARISSLKDHMTKHTGEKPYQCEECNFFTTNKANLVHHMKTHTGEKPYKCDVCGYAAAVISTLRQHMATHVKPHKCDQCDYSAAQRAHLSRHMAKHAGDKNETA, encoded by the coding sequence ATGATGGAGTCGACTGAAGATGGGAACCTAGAGTCAGGATACTCTGAATTCGGCCGTCCAGAAACTGACAACGGAGGGGCAGGAGAACAGCAACTCGAGATTCACAGCGGTGAGAGACCACAGCAAGCATCTTCTACATCAACCGGGCGTGACCTAAAACGTGGTCATGCTGGTGAAAGCGAAAGTggcgaaagtgaaaaaaagagaaagaaacacaGCTGTCCGCACTGTGAGTATGAAACGATGGATAAATCAGCGATGACAAAACACTTAAGgatccacactggtgagaaaccgtacaagtgccagcagtgcgactattctgctgcacagaaggGTAACTTGAAACTGCACGTGGCtactcacacgggtgagaagccctacaaatgtgaacTTTGTGATTTTTCTACAGTGCACATGCAAAATTTGAAGTGCCACATGGCCACGCACACTGGTGAAAAGCCATACAAATGTGGAATTTGTGGCTATGCGGCGGCACGGATATCCTCTTTGAAAGAccacatgactaaacacactggtgagaagccttaCCAATGTGAGGAATGCAACTTCTTTACAACCAACAAAGCAAACTTAGTGCATCACATGAAaacacacaccggtgagaagccctacaagtgtgatgtTTGTGGTTATGCAGCTGCAGTGATAAGTACCTTGAGGCAGCACATGGCCACGCACGTGAAGCcgcacaaatgtgaccagtgcgactactctGCAGCACAGAGAGCTCATCTGAGTAGGCACATGGCGAAACATGCCGGAGATAAAAACGAGACTGCTTGA
- the LOC136421229 gene encoding zinc finger protein 782-like: protein MMESTEDEQIESGEEPSCLETDNGGKEEQHLEIYTGERPQQASSTSRRRNPKRGHAGEKSGSRMKRKRHSCPHCEYGTMNKTVMTEHIRTHTGEKPYKCDQCDYSAAQKGHLKQHVLAVHTGERPYQCAYCNYSTTQNVSLTNHIMAKHTNTKPYKCGICDYAATQMSSLKEHMTKHTGEKHFQCEECDYFTTRKTNLAYHMIKHTGEKPYQCEECEYFTTNKATLRRHMTKHTGEKPYICEVCGYAAAVKRTLRQHMATHAVVKPYKCDQCDYSAAQKPSLKRHMARHAKDKSEV from the coding sequence ATGATGGAATCGACTGAAGATGAGCAAATAGAGTCAGGAGAGGAGCCGAGCTGTCTAGAAACTGACAACGGGGGGAAAGAAGAACAACATCTTGAGATctacactggtgagagaccacaACAAGCATCTTCTACATCAAGGAGGCGCAACCCGAAACGGGGTCATGCTGGTGAAAAAAGTGGCAGTAGAATGAAGCGAAAGAGACACAGTTGTCCTCACTGTGAGTATGGAACGATGAATAAAACAGTGATGACAGAACACATCaggacccacactggtgagaaaccgtacaagtgtgaccaatgcgactattctgctgcacagaaggGGCACCTGAAACAGCACGTCCTGGCTGtgcacaccggtgagagaccttACCAGTGTGCTTACTGCAATTATTCTACAACACAGAATGTTAGCTTAACGAACCACATCATGGCCAAACACACTAACACCAAGCCGTACAAATGTGGAATTTGTGACTATGCGGCGACACAAATGTCCTCTTTGAAAGAacacatgactaaacacaccggtgagaagcatTTCCAATGTGAGGAATGCGACTACTTCACAACCAGAAAAACAAACTTAGCTTATCACATGataaaacacaccggtgagaaaccttatCAATGCGAGGAATGCGAGTATTTCACAACCAATAAAGCGACCTTACGGAGGcacatgacaaaacacaccggtgagaagccataCATATGTGAGGTTTGTGGTTATGCGGCAGCAGTGAAGCGTACCTTGAGGCAGCATATGGCCACACACGCTGTTGTGAagccctataaatgtgaccagtgcgactactctGCAGCACAGAAGCCAAGTTTGAAGAGGCACATGGCCAGACATGCCAAGGACAAGAGCGAAGTTTAA
- the LOC136420941 gene encoding zinc finger protein 782-like yields the protein MEEGEHQESEEESSCPETDNGGTGEQHIEIDSGERPHPASSTSRRRNRKRGHDGESESKKKRNRHSCPHCVFETTRKQMMTSHRTHTGERPFKRDQCDYSAAQKCALKQHVQALHTGERPYPCTYCDYSAARNVDLKNHIMSKHTHSRPYKCTLCDHSAVTKQSLKYHLATHTVEKPHKCEICDYSTVKISNLKQHMATHTGEKPYKCGICGYAAAQMISLKEHMTKHTGEKPYQCEECDYFTTRKANLANHMTKHTGEKPFQCEECGYFTTRKANLRRHMTKHTGEKPYVCEVCGYAAALKGNLRKHMATHAVVKPYKCDQCDYSAAQNAHLKRHMAKHAKDKSEV from the coding sequence ATGGAAGAAGGGGAGCATCAAGAGTCAGAAGAGGAGTCCAGCTGTCCGGAAACTGACAACGGAGGGACAGGAGAACAGCACATCGAGATTGACAGTGGTGAGAGACCACACCCAGCATCTTCTACATCAAGGAGGCGCAACCGGAAACGTGGTCATGAtggtgaaagtgaaagtaaaaagAAGCGAAATAGACACAGCTGTCCTCACTGTGTGTTTGAAACGACAAGAAAACAAATGATGACATCACACaggacccacactggtgagagaccgttCAAGCGtgatcagtgcgactattcAGCCGCACAGAAATGTGCCCTGAAACAGCACGTCCAGGCACtgcacaccggtgagagaccttACCCGTGTACTtactgtgattattctgcagcacgAAATGTTGACCTAAAGAACCACATCATGTCTAAACACACTCATTCCAGGCCGTACAAGTGCACGCTGTGCGACCATTCTGCAGTAACTAAACAGAGTCTGAAGTACCACCTGGCTACCCACACTGTGGAGAAACCTCACAAATGTGAAATCTGTGATTATTCTACAGTGAAAATCAGCAATTTGAAGCAGCACATGGCcacacacactggtgaaaagccATACAAATGTGGAATTTGTGGCTATGCGGCGGCACAAATGATCTCTTTGAAAGAACACATGACcaagcacactggtgagaagccttaCCAATGTGAAGAATGCGACTACTTCACAACCAGAAAAGCAAACTTAGCTAATcacatgacaaaacacaccggtgagaagccttTCCAATGTGAGGAATGCGGCTACTTCACAACCAGAAAAGCAAACTTAAGGAGGCACATGACTaagcacaccggtgagaagccataCGTGTGTGAGGTTTGTGGTTATGCGGCAGCACTGAAGGGTAACCTAAGGAAGCACATGGCCACACACGCTGTTgtgaaaccctacaaatgtgaccagtgcgactactctGCAGCACAGAATGCTCATTTGAAGAGGCACATGGCCAAACATGCCAAGGACAAGAGCGAAGTTTAA
- the LOC136420995 gene encoding zinc finger protein 665-like produces the protein MESTEGQHLEPGEEPTCPETDNGGTGEQQLEIHYSGERPHQTFSTSRGRNPDLADKSENKKKRKKHSCPHCEYETMHKAEMTKHIRTHTGEKPYKCDQCDYSAAQKSNLKKHVLAGHTGCNQKRGHAGKSESGESGKRGKKHSCPHCEYETMHKSEMTKHIRTHTGEKPYQCNQCDYSAALNSTLKQHALAVHTGERPYKCDQCDYSASLNSTLKQHVLAVHTDERPFHCTYCAYSTTRNVYLNNHIMAKHTNSKPHKCTLCDYSAATKQSLKYHMGTHSGEKPYKCEMCPFATQRKQILKEHVATHSTSKPHKCHVCDYSTVFINNLKRHIKTHTGEKPYKCEICCYEAAHMSSLKHHMTKHTGEKPYQCEECEYFTTNKANLTHHMRVHTGEKPYVCEVCGYAAAVKGNLIRHMATHAVVMPYKCDQYDYSAAQNVNLKSHMAKHAKD, from the coding sequence ATGGAGTCGACTGAAGGTCAGCATCTGGAGCCGGGAGAGGAGCCCACCTGTCCAGAAACTGACAACGGAGGAACAGGAGAGCAACAACTCGAGATCCACTACAGTGGTGAGAGGCCACACCAAACGTTTTCTACATCAAGAGGACGAAACCCTGATCTTGCTgataaaagtgaaaataaaaagaaGCGGAAAAAACACAGCTGTCCGCACTGTGAGtatgaaacaatgcataaaGCGGAGATGACAAAACACATCaggacccacactggtgagaaaccgtacaagtgtgaccagtgcgactattctgcagcacagaagaGCAACTTAAAAAAGCACGTCCTGGCTGGGCACACCGGGTGTAACCAAAAACGTGGTCATGCAGGCAAAAGTGAAAGTGGCGAAAGTGGAAAAAGGGGAAAGAAACACAGCTGTCCGCACTGTGAGtatgaaacaatgcataagTCGGAGATGACAAAACACATCaggacccacactggtgagaaaccgtaccagtgtaaccagtgcgactattctgcagcactgaATAGCACCCTGAAGCAACACGCCCTGGCTgtgcacactggtgagagaccgtacaagtgtgaccagtgcgactattctgcatcACTGAATAGCACCCTGAAGCAGCATGTCTTAGCTGTGCACACTGATGAGAGACCTTTCCACTGCACTTACTGTGCTTATTCTACAACACGAAATGTTTACCTAAACAACCAcatcatggctaaacacaccaaCTCCAAGCCGCACAAGTGCACgctgtgcgactattctgcagcaactAAACAGAGTTTAAAGTACCACATGGGTACCCACagtggggagaaaccttacaagtgtgagatGTGTCCTTTCGCCACCCAGCGAAAGCAGATTTTGAAAGAGCACGTGGCCACACACAGTACCAGCAAACCACACAAGTGTCATGtttgtgactattctacagtgTTTATCAACAACTTGAAGCGGCACATTAAaacgcacactggtgagaaaccatacaaatgcGAGATATGTTGCTATGAGGCAGCACACATGTCCTCTTTGAAACAccacatgactaaacacaccggtgagaagccttaCCAATGTGAGGAATGCGAGTATTTCACAACCAACAAAGCAAACTTGACTCATCACATGAGGgtacacaccggtgagaagccataCGTGTGCGAGGTTTGTGGTTATGCGGCAGCAGTGAAAGGTAACCTGATACGCCACATGGCCACACACGCTGTTGTGatgccctacaaatgtgaccagtacGACTACTCTGCTGCACAGAATGTTAATCTGAAGAGCCACATGGCCAAACATGCTAAGGACTGA